Genomic DNA from Thermus filiformis:
CGGCCTTTATCGCCTCCCACAAGGCGTTCAGTATCGCCAGCTTGAAGCTCGAGCCCACCGCCAGGGGCTCATCCGGGTTCAGCCCGGCCAGCTCCTGTCCGTTCCGAAGCACCAACAGGCTCACCTTCCCGGGCAGCTCGCGGAAACCGGCCAGCGCTTGTTCCAGACCCGCAAAACGGGGACGAGGCGTCAAAAACAAGAGTTGGGTGATGTGCCCATCCGAATCCAGAGCGATCACCGCAGGGACTTCCCCCTTTTCGAAGGACACCACAAACCCGTTGTCCTCCGCGCGGACCCCCAGGTATCGGCCTAGCTGGGCCTCCAGGGTGGAGATCACTTGGTCGACCAGGGCTACAGGCACCTGCTGAAGAAAGCTAGCACTAAACCACTCAGCCTGGGCCGGCCGCACGGTGAAAAGGCGCTCAAGGGCTGCGAGAGGTGAGGGCATCTGACCGAAGGCTAGGGTGACAAGCAGAACCAGGGCAAGAGACCGTGCTATCCGCATCTGTAACCTCCTTGCTCAAAGCCACGGCTCATATAAACCATCATCCATCCCCTTTCCTTTGCCCTGCTGCGCGTGAGCGGATGCCAGGAGGGCTAGGCCATGGAGCCGCAAGGTCTCTGTGCCAGAGTAGCAAACCATGTCGCACTTATTCTAGGAGATCTGGAGCAGGGGGCTCGTTGAGTCAACCTTGTGCTTGCGGGCCAGGAAGGGCAGGTTCCGCTCCACCCGTGGCCACCACAGAGCCAGGGCCTCTTGGACGCGCCTCGATGGGCGGGACCGGCCCCCCGGCGGGCTGCCACACCGGGGCCGGTAAAGAAAGGCTCTCCTTCTTGAGCTTTTCCTCGACCTCTTCTCCAGCTCCTGTCGGAAACCGGGGGTAAGATGGTAAGCTTAGAGAGGACATGGTAAAGAGCCGCCTGAGCAGTAAAGGCCAGATCACCGTCCCCAAGCCGGTGCGGGAGGCCTTGGGCCTTGCGCCCGGGGAAGAAGTGGTCTTTGAGCTGAGGCAGGGTGAGGCCGTCCTTCGTCCCCGCCGCCGGGTTCCTCTGGAGAACCTCTTGGGGCGACTGGGCGGTAAGAGGCCCTTTCCGGGAGAAGAGGAAGAGACTCGAGCGCGGGAGGCGGCGTGGGCTCGAGAGGGGTGAAGGCCTATTGGCTGGACACCAGTCTGCTCCTGCGCTTCGTCACCGGAGAGCCCGAAGAGCTTGCGAAGAAGGCCCTTTTGGTGTTCC
This window encodes:
- a CDS encoding AbrB/MazE/SpoVT family DNA-binding domain-containing protein, yielding MVKSRLSSKGQITVPKPVREALGLAPGEEVVFELRQGEAVLRPRRRVPLENLLGRLGGKRPFPGEEEETRAREAAWAREG